One part of the Ignisphaera cupida genome encodes these proteins:
- a CDS encoding ABC transporter permease, translated as MLKAIESILAMAEMELRRLKHDPIEIITRAVQPILWVTVFGVVMAHRIMVNVEDYISFIAPGVVLQSATFIALAYGIMLVFERESGILKKLLSSPIPRTSIVIGRALAGGIRASTQYIIVLASAALVGARFTNNLLLLITGYLVVTYVCMGFTAISILVASLMKTRERFMGIVGAISMPLFFASNALYPLDIMPESIKLFALVNPITYTVDLLRALLLNSSINAFNDVAIITLFNIIAFLLAIKIINKIIE; from the coding sequence ATGCTAAAAGCAATTGAAAGCATTCTCGCAATGGCTGAAATGGAGCTTAGAAGACTTAAGCATGATCCTATAGAAATTATCACCAGAGCTGTGCAACCAATACTCTGGGTAACTGTTTTCGGAGTCGTAATGGCTCATAGAATAATGGTGAATGTTGAAGACTACATATCTTTCATAGCACCTGGTGTTGTTTTGCAATCCGCAACATTCATAGCATTAGCATATGGCATAATGCTTGTATTTGAAAGAGAATCAGGAATTCTCAAAAAGCTTCTATCCTCACCAATACCACGCACATCCATTGTTATTGGAAGAGCTCTAGCAGGTGGTATTAGAGCGTCAACACAATACATAATCGTTTTAGCTTCAGCAGCTCTAGTAGGGGCGAGATTTACAAATAATTTGCTATTACTCATAACAGGCTATCTAGTTGTAACATATGTTTGCATGGGATTCACAGCAATATCCATACTCGTAGCATCTTTAATGAAAACAAGAGAAAGATTTATGGGTATTGTAGGAGCAATTTCAATGCCGCTTTTCTTTGCAAGTAATGCTCTATACCCACTAGATATAATGCCAGAGTCTATAAAATTGTTTGCTCTTGTAAACCCAATAACATATACAGTTGATTTGTTAAGAGCACTCTTACTAAACAGTAGCATCAATGCTTTCAATGATGTAGCAATCATAACATTGTTTAATATCATAGCCTTTTTACTGGCAATAAAAATAATCAACAAAATAATAGAGTAG
- a CDS encoding ATP-binding cassette domain-containing protein produces MLAISVKNLVKIYSGGVIALNGINLAVEEGSSHAILGPNGAGKTTLIRILTTQIKPTRGEAKVFGFDVVNQGNKVRELIGYVPQEMSLWSDLTGYENMLIYSKIYGIDSSKRGSIIEELLDFMDLREAANRLVKTYSGGMIRRLEIAIAMMPRPRLLILDEPTIGLDPRARRIVWERLQAYKKEHGATIFFATHYMDEADKYADMVSLIDRGKIVAEGAPSNLKKLIESDRIILKITGNAEDAKKLLLEYSSSIIISNNREITLAVKDPATILPIIIEKLYSRGFVVLEAKIVEATLDDVFIKLTGRSIGEEEKGTISEVMSVRRAIIRGG; encoded by the coding sequence ATGCTTGCAATAAGTGTAAAGAATTTAGTGAAGATTTATTCTGGAGGAGTTATAGCCTTAAACGGTATTAATCTAGCTGTTGAAGAAGGTTCTTCTCACGCTATTCTAGGTCCTAATGGAGCTGGCAAAACCACGCTAATAAGAATTTTGACTACGCAAATCAAGCCTACTAGAGGCGAAGCCAAAGTTTTTGGTTTTGATGTTGTAAACCAGGGAAATAAGGTAAGAGAGTTGATAGGTTATGTGCCGCAGGAAATGAGCTTATGGAGTGATTTAACAGGTTATGAAAACATGTTGATATATTCCAAGATATATGGTATTGACTCTAGTAAACGAGGTAGTATTATAGAAGAGCTCCTTGATTTTATGGACCTAAGAGAAGCTGCTAATAGGCTTGTAAAAACATATTCTGGGGGTATGATAAGAAGATTGGAAATAGCAATAGCAATGATGCCAAGACCACGGCTTTTAATTCTCGATGAACCAACTATAGGGCTTGATCCAAGAGCTAGAAGGATTGTGTGGGAAAGACTTCAAGCGTATAAGAAGGAGCATGGTGCAACAATATTTTTTGCCACTCATTATATGGATGAAGCTGACAAGTATGCTGACATGGTTTCACTTATTGATAGAGGAAAAATAGTTGCTGAGGGAGCTCCTTCAAATTTAAAGAAACTTATTGAAAGTGATAGAATTATTCTTAAAATTACTGGAAATGCTGAAGATGCAAAGAAGCTCTTGCTAGAATATAGTAGCAGTATTATCATCAGCAACAATAGAGAAATAACATTAGCAGTGAAAGATCCTGCAACTATTCTTCCAATCATAATCGAGAAGCTGTATAGCAGAGGTTTTGTAGTTTTAGAGGCTAAAATTGTTGAGGCAACTCTTGACGATGTTTTTATAAAGCTTACTGGTAGAAGCATTGGGGAAGAGGAAAAAGGCACAATCAGCGAGGTTATGTCTGTTAGAAGAGCCATTATAAGAGGCGGCTAA